The following coding sequences lie in one Heyndrickxia oleronia genomic window:
- a CDS encoding manganese catalase family protein, whose translation MYFYKEDLINIIVPDKPDPSAAKVLQETLGGRFGEMRTMMQFFFQSSNFRGKQKEFRDLIRGVFLEEISHVELVQTTINQLLNGSGEEAIGAGGSGAPLEEAIKHANPHHFIMGAQSSLPVDAAGNPWNGNYVYSHGNLISDLLDNVVLESTGVLQKTRIYEMSSNKTFRETLAFLIVRDNAHQNAFAKALETLGVDWAKIFPVPNYDINKYPECRKYVEMGFHNAQFNFRLDETLMGQIFQGESPSRNDGELKVVPPPKGYPVPMLPEMPNEHSPGIQDLNK comes from the coding sequence TTGTATTTTTATAAAGAGGATTTAATTAATATTATTGTTCCTGATAAACCGGACCCTTCTGCAGCAAAGGTTTTGCAAGAAACATTAGGTGGCAGATTTGGTGAAATGAGAACGATGATGCAATTTTTCTTTCAAAGTTCTAACTTTCGCGGAAAACAAAAAGAGTTTCGTGATTTAATTCGGGGAGTCTTCCTTGAAGAAATTAGCCATGTGGAGCTAGTTCAAACGACAATAAATCAATTATTAAATGGTTCAGGTGAAGAAGCAATCGGAGCTGGCGGTTCGGGAGCTCCTTTAGAGGAAGCAATTAAACATGCAAATCCCCATCATTTTATTATGGGTGCACAAAGCTCTCTCCCTGTGGATGCTGCGGGAAATCCCTGGAATGGTAACTATGTATACAGCCACGGAAATTTAATTAGTGATTTATTAGATAATGTAGTTTTAGAATCTACAGGAGTTCTTCAAAAAACGAGAATATATGAAATGAGTTCTAATAAAACTTTTAGAGAAACATTAGCTTTTCTAATTGTTCGCGATAATGCCCACCAAAATGCGTTCGCTAAAGCATTAGAAACCCTTGGTGTTGATTGGGCGAAAATCTTCCCAGTCCCAAATTATGATATCAATAAGTATCCTGAATGTAGAAAATATGTAGAAATGGGATTCCATAATGCACAATTTAATTTTAGATTAGATGAAACATTAATGGGACAAATTTTCCAAGGGGAGTCTCCTAGCAGAAATGACGGCGAGTTAAAAGTAGTTCCACCACCAAAAGGATATCCAGTTCCAATGCTACCAGAAATGCCAAACGAGCACAGTCCTGGTATACAAGACCTAAATAAATAA